Proteins co-encoded in one Amia ocellicauda isolate fAmiCal2 chromosome 11, fAmiCal2.hap1, whole genome shotgun sequence genomic window:
- the LOC136762708 gene encoding serine/threonine-protein kinase N2, producing MGFRSFLPYALPGLLAVIGWWWWLSRKNQPDDSHASADASHVSADVNHVDADANRVDADANHVDADACQVDADACQVDADTCYVDADLWHVDADACQVDADTCYVDADLWHVDADLWHVDADACQVDADTCYVDADLWHVDADACQVDADACQVDADLWHVDADPCHVEADASHVEADLWDIEDDPCHVEADASHVEADTSNSDFQCLAVLGQGTFGKVLLAEARDTGEKYAIKALKKADYLGSEDFGSLMCERRVFETLNNEQHPFLVNYFGAFQTSGHVCLKMEYVVGGDLKMDPDADAFPEPRAVFTAACVVLGLEHLHSHKIAHRDLKLDNLLLDREGFVKIADFGICKEGMGASDVTGTFIGTPDFIAPEALTEETYTRAVDWWALGVLLYEMLVGKRPFTGNDEDAMFESIIRDAVQFPSHLSTEATSIITGLLEKDPEWRLGAGEHGVEDVKAHPFFRSVDWPALLAKRVTPPFIPTISEREDLCSSAAPVFTLPHKRRALTEEEQELFKDFDYVADWF from the exons ATGGGGTTTAGGTCATTCCTGCCCTACGCATTACCTGGACTGCTGGCGGTcataggctggtggtggtggctgTCACGGAAGAACCAACCCGACGACAGCCACGCCTCAGCCGACGCCAGCCACGTCTCTGCCGACGTCAACCACGTCGATGCCGACGCCAACCGCGTCGATGCCGACGCCAACCACGTCGATGCCGACGCCTGCCAAGTCGATGCCGACGCCTGCCAAGTCGATGCCGACACCTGCTACGTCGATGCCGACCTCTGGCACGTCGATGCCGATGCCTGCCAAGTCGATGCCGACACCTGCTACGTCGATGCCGACCTCTGGCACGTCGATGCCGACCTCTGGCACGTCGATGCCGACGCCTGCCAAGTCGATGCCGACACCTGCTACGTCGATGCCGACCTCTGGCACGTCGATGCCGATGCCTGCCAAGTCGATGCCGACGCCTGCCAAGTCGATGCCGACCTCTGGCACGTCGATGCCGACCCCTGCCACGTCGAAGCCGACGCCAGCCACGTCGAAGCCGACCTCTGGGATATCGAAGACGACCCCTGCCACGTCGAAGCCGACGCCAGCCACGTCGAAGCCGACACCAGCAACAGCGACTTCCAGTGCCTTGCTGTCCTGGGGCAGGGGACAtttggaaag gtgctgcttGCCGAGGCCAGAGACACTGGAGAGAAGTATGCCATTAAAGCACTGAAGAAGGCAGACTATCTAGGCAGTGAAGATTTTGGCAG cCTCATGTGCGAAAGGCGCGTCTTTGAGACGTTAAACAATGAGCAGCACCCGTTCCTGGTGAACTACTTTGGCGCCTTCCAGACCAGCGGGCACGTGTGCCTCAAAATGGAGTATGTGGTTGGCGGAGACCTAAAGATGGATCCAGACGCGGACGCATTTCCTGAGCCCCGGGCCGT atttacTGCTGCCTGTGTGGTGTTGGGTCTGGAGCATCTACACAGCCACAAGATAGCTCATAG GGACCTGAAGCTGGACAACCTGTTGCTGGACAGAGAAGGCTTCGTTAAAATCGCCGACTTCGGGATATGCAAAGAAG GCATGGGTGCCAGTGATGTCACCGGCACATTCATTGGCACACCCGACTTCATTGCCCCCGAAGCCCTTACAGAGGAGACCTACACCAGAGCTGTGGACTGGTGGGCACTGGGGGTGCTGCTATATGAAATGCTCGTCGGCAAG CGTCCCTTCACTGGCAATGATGAGGACGCCATGTTCGAGAGCATCATCAGAGACGCAGTGCAGTTCCCCAGCCACCTCTCCACAGAAGCCACCTCCATCATCACAGGG CTGTTGGAGAAAGACCCAGAGTGGCGGCTGGGCGCCGGGGAGCACGGAGTGGAAGACGTCAAGGCCCACCCCTTCTTCAGG AGTGTGGACTGGCCAGCGCTGCTTGCTAAGAGAGTGACGCCTCCCTTCATCCCCACAATCAGCGAGCGGGAAGACCTGTGCAGCTCCGCGGCCCCCGTGTTCACTCTGCCCCACAAGCGCAGGGCCCTGACTGAAGAGGAGCAAGAACTCTTCAAAGACTTTGACTACGTGGCCGACTGGTTCTAG